One Fusarium falciforme chromosome 1, complete sequence genomic window carries:
- a CDS encoding GPI mannosyltransferase 1, translated as MPSITPLLRTTPLFFISLLLRLILLFYGLYQDAHSALKYTDIDYLVFTDASRFLASGSSPYDRDTYRYTPLLAWLLLPTVRFSAFGKLVFAAADLLAGWLMLRVLRRRGMDEATAGGFAALWLWNPMVATISTRGSSEGLLGVLTMGLLWAVERRRISLAAVILGLAVHFKIYPFIYAPAIIWWMDDERLGKPTKTTSQPSSLINTLTKFCSPERVKLALISLATFMGFNLLMYSIYGTPFLVHTYFHHVSRIDHRHNFSPYNVLLYLTSATPADATPSIRIESLAFLPQLLLSCVLIPLALAKRDLATSMMAQTFAFVTFNKVCTSQYFLWYMVFLPLYLPNSSFLRSPKLGISALLLWIVSQVAWLQNGYQLEFLGVSTFFPGLWLSSLGFFLVNCWILGIIISDGADVPQSAASSVKAHLE; from the exons ATGCCCTCCATAACGCCCCTCCTCCGCACAACCCCCCTTTTCTTCATCTCCCTTCTACTccgcctcatcctcctcttctacgGCCTCTACCAGGATGCCCACTCGGCCCTCAAGTACACAGACATCGACTACCTAGTCTTCACCGACGCCTCACGCTTTCTTGCCTCAGGCTCAAGTCCCTATGACCGCGACACCTACCGCTACACGCCTCTGCTAGCctggctcctcctcccgacTGTCCGCTTCTCTGCTTTTGGCAAGCTGGTCTTTGCTGCGGCGGATCTACTGGCAGGATGGCTCATGCTGCGCGTTCTTAGGCGGAGGGGCATGGATGAGGCCACGGCCGGAGGCTTCGCCGCGTTGTGGCTCTGGAACCCCATGGTGGCCACCATTAGTACGAGAGGGAGCTCGGAAGGCTTGCTGGGAGTTCTAACCATGGGCCTTCTATGGGCTGTCGAGCGGAGGAGGATCAGCCTCGCTGCTGTCATTCTGGGGCTTGCCGTACACTTCAAGATTTATCCCTTCATCTACGCACCAGCTATCATCTGGTGGATGGACGACGAACGCCTGGGAAAGCCTACAAAGACTACCTCTCAACCATCATCTCTGATCAACACTCTTACCAAGTTCTGCTCGCCAGAACGTGTCAAGCTTGCCCTCATCAGCCTTGCCACCTTCATGggcttcaacctcctcatgTACTCCAT CTACGGCACACCATTCCTTGTTCATACATACTTCCATCATGTCTCCCGGATTGATCACCGTCACAACTTTTCCCCCTACAACGTTCTCCTGTACCTCACTTCCGCAACGCCCGCCGATGCCACGCCCTCTATCCGCATCGAGTCTCTCGCCTTCCTCCCtcagcttctcctctcttGTGTCCTCATCcctcttgcccttgccaagCGTGATCTGGCAACATCAATGATGGCTCAGACTTTCGCTTTCGTAACCTTTAACAAGGTCTGCACATCCCAG TACTTCCTCTGGTACATGGTCTTCCTACCGCTCTACCTCCCCAACTCTTCCTTCCTACGAAGCCCCAAGCTCGGCATCTcggctctcctcctctggaTCGTGTCCCAGGTTGCATGGCTGCAGAATGGCTATCAGCTCGAATTCCTGGGCGTCAGCACCTTCTTCCCGGGCCTGTGGTTGTCCTCTCTTGGGTTCTTCCTTGTCAACTGCTGGATCTTGGGTATCATCATCAGCGATGGGGCCGATGTACCCCAGTCAGCTGCTTCTTCCGTCAAGGCTCATCTTGAATAG
- a CDS encoding Aldehyde dehydrogenase has protein sequence MAPLTVKLETPVTGPYDQPIGLFIDGEWVESVDKKKFEVINPSNEQVITSVYEGTEKDVDLAVAAARKAFETTWKDTAPGERAHLLYKLADLAEKNKELLAAVESLDNGKSINNARGDVDAVVGCLRYYGGWADKVEGKTIDIAPDMFHYTRSEPIGVCGQIIPWNFPLLMLSWKIGPALATGNTIVMKTAEQTPLSGLVFTELIKEAGFPPGVFNLVTGLGRVAGAAISSHMDIDKVAFTGSTLVGRQIMKAAADSNLKKVTLELGGKSPNIIFNDANIEEAVDWVNFGIYFNHGQICCAGSRILVQEGIYDKFIEAFKKRAEENKVGDPFHEETFQGPLVSGLQYERVMSYIDLGKAEGATVLTGGGRHGDKGYFIEPTIFTNVRPDMKIMREEIFGPVCAIAKFKDEEEALQLAHDTPYGLAAAVHTQSLSTAIRFSNSLHAGTIWVNCYNLLHHAVPFGGYKESGIGRELGEAALANYTQSKSVAIRLA, from the exons ATGGCTCCCCTGACTGTCAAGCTCGAAACCCCGGTCACCGGGCCATACGACCAACCCATTGGCCT GTTCATCGATGGCGAATGGGTCGAGAGTgtcgacaagaagaagttCGAAGTCATCAACCCCTCGAACGAACAAGTCATCACTTCCGTCTACGAAGGAACCGAGAAGGACGTCGACCTTGCCGTGGCGGCTGCTCGAAAGGCATTCGAAACAACATGGAAGGACACGGCGCCCGGTGAGAGGGCCCACCTGTTGTACAAGCTGGCCGATCTggccgagaagaacaaggagcttctcgccGCTGTTGAATCGCTTGATAATGGCAAGTCGATCAACAACGCCCGTGGTGACGTCGACGCCGTTGTCGGCTGTCTGCGATACTATGGCGGTTGGGCTGACAAGGTCGAGGGTAAAACCATCGACATTGCCCCCGATATGTTTCACTATACACGATCCGAGCCT ATTGGCGTTTGTGGACAGATTATCCCTTGGAACTTTCCCCTTCTTATGCTCTCGTGGAAGATTGGTCCTGCCTTGGCAACTGGCAATACCATCGTGATGAAGACCGCCGAGCAAACCCCCTTGTCCGGACTAGTCTTCACGGAGTTAATCAAGGAAGCTGGCTTCCCCCCAGGTGTTTTCAACCTAGTGACTGGTCTTGGTAGAGTCGCCGGCGCAGCCATTTCGTCTCACATGGATATCGATAAGGTAGCCTTCACCGGCTCAACCCTAGTCGGTCGCCAGATCATGAAGGCGGCCGCCGACTCCAACCTGAAGAAGGTGACTCTTGAGTTGGGCGGCAAGTCGCCCAACATCATCTTCAACGATGCCAACATCGAAGAGGCCGTCGACTGGGTCAACTTTGGAATCTATTTCAACCACGGCCAAATCTGCTGCGCCGGCAGCCGAATTCTGGTGCAAGAAGGTATTTACGACAAGTTTATCGAGGCGTTCAAGAAGCGGGCAgaggagaacaaggtcgGAGACCCATTCCATGAGGAAACTTTCCAAGGCCCTCTCGTCAGCGGTCTGCAATATGAGCGTGTCATGAGCTATATCGACCTCGGCAAGGCAGAGGGCGCCACGGTTCTCACGGGCGGCGGCCGTCACGGAGACAAGGGCTACTTTATCGAGCCAACAATCTTCACCAATGTGCGACCTGACATGAAGATCATGAGAGAAGAAATCTTTGGACCCGTTTGCGCGATTGCAAAGTTCAaggacgaagaggaggctCTGCAGCTCGCCCACGATACCCCATAcggcctcgccgccgccgttcACACCCAGAGCCTGAGCACCGCCATCCGATTCTCCAACTCTCTTCACGCTGGCACCATCTGGGTCAACTGTTATaaccttcttcatcatgctGTTCCTTTCGGCGGTTACAAGGAATCAGGAATCGGCCGGGAACTTGGAGAGGCTGCGCTCGCCAACTACACACAGAGCAAGTCTGTTGCTATTCGGTTGGCATGA
- a CDS encoding HTH araC/xylS-type domain-containing protein, which yields MIFSFIEAIDMAEVQSLSPIISLFEDDESRWQAVVSRNANADGFFVYAVRTTKIFCRPICKARLARRANVSFFATGVDAQEAGFRACKRCKPEVAGLMPEEVAVRKIRDFVQQRAEKKDDTEARLSLSQMAKQTGLSKWHFHRVFKKCVGVTPTEYLRVQRQGQQAQESLPDGETSWFDSLDMRSLECDFDFSSWDGSVAGSGLSSTETPPAAASRGSPFSIDDLLVWPEERNEPPE from the coding sequence ATGATATTCTCATTCATCGAAGCTATTGATATGGCCGAGGTACAGAGCCTATCACCTATTATTTCTCTCTttgaagacgacgagtctCGCTGGCAGGCCGTCGTCTCCCGcaacgccaacgccgacGGCTTCTTCGTATACGCTGTACGCACGACAAAGATATTCTGCCGCCCCATCTGCAAAGCTCGTCTCGCCCGCCGCGCTAACGTATCCTTCTTTGCGACTGGGGTCGACGCCCAGGAGGCTGGCTTCCGGGCTTGCAAACGGTGTAAGCCAGAGGTGGCGGGGCTCATGCCTGAGGAGGTGGCAGTACGAAAGATCCGCGACTTTGTGCAACAGCGTGCAGAAAAGAAGGATGATACGGAGGCGAGGCTAAGCTTGAGTCAGATGGCTAAACAGACCGGGCTCTCCAAGTGGCACTTCCACCGAGTCTTCAAGAAGTGTGTCGGAGTGACGCCGACAGAGTACCTGCGAGTACAACGCCAGGGACAGCAGGCCCAAGAGTCATTGCCAGATGGAGAAACAAGTTGGTTTGATAGCCTGGACATGCGAAGCCTTGAATGCGACTTTGATTTCTCATCTTGGGACGGATCTGTTGCTGGCTCTGGGCTGTCGAGTACAGAAACGCCGCCAGCAGCCGCCAGCAGGGGTAGTCCTTTCTCGATTGACGACTTATTGGTCTGGCCTGAAGAAAGAAACGAACCGCCTGAGTGA
- a CDS encoding Respiratory supercomplex factor 1, mitochondrial, with protein sequence MADGPPSIPGPLPSSFDSDQDFYNERPMQKVFRKIKEEPLIPLGIGLTSLAFVNAYRALRRGDSKQANRMFRARVAAQGFTVIAMLAGSMYYQKDREKSKELRQLQEQRDAEEKRLKWIRELEARDDEEKAMKARLEQRRQLVQAQRAEEAEAAAAAATTTEEKPEATSGGTGGILGRIGLWPQGEKKEEEKKIAEEPVEEIASDKPGKKKNPKSSLGDLGEIISSQKKD encoded by the exons ATGGCTGACGGTCCACCCTCTATCCCAGGGCCTCTGCCCTCGTCCTTTGACAGCGACCA GGATTTCTACAACGAGCGTCCGATGCAGAAGGTCTTtcgcaagatcaaggaggagccTCTGATCCCGCTGG GAATCGGCCTGACCAGTCTGGCCTTCGTCAACGCCTACCGAGCCCTCCGCCGGGGCGATTCGAAGCAGGCGAACCGCATGTTCCGAGCCCGAGTGGCAGCCCAGGGATTCACCGTGATCGCGATGCTGGCGGGCAGCATGTACTACCAGAAGGACCGcgagaagagcaaggagCTGCGCCAACTCCAGGAGCAGCGggacgccgaggagaagcgccTCAAGTGGATCAGGGAGCTCGAAGCccgagacgacgaggagaaggccatGAAAGCTCGCCTGGAGCAGAGGAGGCAGCTGGTGCAGGCTCAGAGggccgaggaggcggaggctgcggcggcggcggcgaccaccacagaggagaagcccgaggCGACATCCGGCGGAACCGGGGGCATCCTCGGCCGGATCGGCCTGTGGCCTCAGGGCGAGaaaaaggaggaagagaagaagattgCCGAGGAACCTGTGGAGGAAATTGCAAGCGACAAGCcgggaaaaaagaagaatcCAAAGAGCTCTCTTGGTGATCTCGGCGAGATCATCTCGTCCCAGAAGAAGGACTAA
- a CDS encoding Restriction of telomere capping protein 5, whose amino-acid sequence MGQNLSDEQPQRRSHEELTHELAERFRSKCFTSLEFYSLKDVFKSLADQQDSIRYMKEDTIARYLEIPDILGASPVIFQMVSYLGAFPFLQDAPVVLELPRMIMVIVIMTERYRTVLARGSSDRTKLLFRSLAVFDRKPSESDALPDAAQLDGPNGKDEKVQGNSHVAGFAVDQAGDEVDDDDDEDDDLVLTAFELLDVKDAVDQGHAPKFHSATIPTDNFRKLLMLLLLAAPLDPQESLSLYSPHVVGEQLEGLRATAECILASFVNAETSPGIKYSHFKSIIPVICPNLFRGFNGLFEHFLFSKNLDFSKHQNDTPITKVAQPLLTDSGEILNHNTLCQISLFLPGSDLFRRVRLLYSGNDAGFSMGSFQTKVFNWQAPTLLLVSGTRLSDIPEGGQEAAFAASLPTKRFPHGSKSDQLTFGVYVREPWKHTHRECFGDSDTVLFQLEPIHDVFPASTINKDYVTFTKAPAHHPMLSFGCPHPHPSQAHRKADMLHLGPVSLTLDDSFEFAVFNHDFTSRGGAFRSSSVRKFDFQERFQIESLEVWGCGGDAEARAQAERWAWEEREAEARRKINLGTGDIEADRALLEMAGLIGGARSGGSMG is encoded by the exons ATGGGCCAGAATCTTTCGGATGAGCAACCGCAGCGGCGGTCACATGAGGAGCTAACTCATGAGCTG GCAGAGAGGTTCAGGAGCAAGTGTTTTACTTCTCTCGAGTTTTACTCGCTCAAGGATGTCTTCAAAAGCCTTGCAGATCAGCAAGATTCGATCAGGTACATGAAGGAGGATACCATCGCTCGCTACCTTGAGATCCCCGACATCCTTGGCGCGTCACCTGTCATTTTTCAAATGGTGTCGTATCTGGGCGCCTTTCCCTTCCTTCAGGATGCCCCGGTAGTATTGGAGCTACCCCGGATGATCAtggtcatcgtcatcatgacTGAGCGGTACCGAACCGTGCTGGCGCGGGGTTCCTCGGACAGGACCAAGCTGCTATTTAGGAGCTTGGCTGTCTTTGATCGCAAACCATCTGAATCAGATGCTCTTCCAGATGCTGCTCAACTTGATGGGCCTAATGGCAAGGACGAAAAGGTCCAAGGGAACTCGCATGTTGCTGGCTTCGCAGTGGATCAGGCTGGCGATGAAgtcgatgacgacgacgatgaagatgacgaccTCGTTTTGACGGCCTTTGAGTTGCTTGACGTTAAAGATGCCGTGGATCAGGGTCATGCTCCCAAGTTCCATTCCGCGACGATCCCGACTGACAACTTTCGCAAACTTCtgatgctgcttctgctggcCGCTCCCCTCGATCCTCAGGAAAGCCTGTCGTTGTACTCGCCTCACGTTGTTGGCGAGCAACTAGAAGGCCTCCGCGCAACTGCTGAATGCATCCTGGCCTCGTTTGTCAACGCCGAAACGTCTCCTGGAATCAAGTACAGCCACTTCAAGAGCATCATCCCTGTGATTTGCCCCAATCTTTTCCGCGGGTTCAACGGCCTTTTTGAACATTTCCTCTTTTCCAAAAATCTAGACTTTTCCAAACATCAAAATGATACCCCTATAACCAAGGTGGCCCAGCCTCTCCTGACCGACTCTGGCGAGATCCTAAACCACAACACCCTGTGCCAGATCTCACTCTTCCTCCCTGGCTCAGACCTTTTCCGCAGAGTGAGACTTCTCTACTCTGGCAATGATGCAGGCTTCTCGATGGGAAGTTTCCAGACAAAGGTGTTCAACTGGCAGGCTCCCACGTTACTCTTGGTCAGTGGAACACGGCTCAGCGATATCCCCGAAggtggccaagaagcagctttCGCGGCATCCCTCCCTACAAAGAGATTTCCTCACGGAAGCAAGTCAGATCAACTCACCTTCGGCGTCTACGTGAGGGAACCTTGGAAACACACTCACAGGGAATGCTTTGGCGACTCGGACACAGTTCTCTTCCAACTGGAACCAATTCACGACGTCTTTCCAGCATCTACCATCAACAAAGACTACGTTACCTTTACCAAGGCGCCGGCGCATCATCCCATGTTGTCATTCGGGTGTCCGCACCCTCATCCGTCACAGGCTCACCGAAAAGCCGACATGTTGCATCTGGGTCCCGTCTCGTTGACGCTCGACGATTCATTCGAGTTTGCAGTCTTCAACCATGACTTTACCTCACGAGGGGGCGCGTTCCGCTCGAGTTCGGTGAGGAAATTCGACTTTCAAGAACGCTTTCAGATCGAGAGCCTCGAAGTTTGGGGGTGTGGCGGTGATGCAGAAGCTCGAGCGCAGGCCGAGAGATGGGCCTGGGAGGAACGGGAAGCCGAGGCCCGCCGCAAGATCAACCTGGGAACCGGGGATATAGAGGCGGATCGGGCtttgttggagatggcagGGCTCATCGGAGGGGCTCGGAGCGGGGGCTCCATGGGATAG